From Anastrepha obliqua isolate idAnaObli1 chromosome 3, idAnaObli1_1.0, whole genome shotgun sequence:
AAAGTCAACATGCCAGCAAAATTCCGGTTTGTGGCACCACATTGAATAGTGCGGCAGTTATTTAGTAAGTCAAGTTATTGCGTACACGCACGACGCGTGAACATGAACTTGAAATAGTTCCAACGCGTGTGTAATTTCGGATTGGAGCGCACAAAAAACCAACTGACgccacaaaaagtaaaaaaaatacaaaaacacataAGCCAAACATCAAATAAATGGTTGCGTCTTGTGGCAAACCGTTACATTAACCGAAAGCGGCTGAAAAATAACAACATAAaagtacaaataaacaaatgcgAATGCATTGATTTTCACGGTCAAGCCTGATGTAGCTATAGACTGTCCGTGAGGCAGACACGGCAGTTAAAAACTGCAATAAAAAGCAAGTAAGGAAAGCTAAATTCGGCCCGGACCGAAATTTATATACCAGCGCACATTAGGAACatttaatttgggctggctATTAGTTTTTGtgatcaaacaaactcataaacAATGAGAGAATAGCTTTTGACAACAAACGGATGGATTagagttttagttttaatacataaagaaagaacGTGGACAACAATCTTCTCTTCTTCGTCCTCGCCATGACCTCTTAGTTGAGGTCGGCCCATTTATTTCGGATCTAAATGAGGTGGGTGCAATTCGTATACTAAGTGCGGGcgaattttattaagttttcatGCATTTATCTAAAAGTAGGAGTGGCACctataattttccaaaatttgacTTCagtcgtatttctttttttgggcACTTTGGACCACTTTAATTTACCTATAACAGATACCTATGTATATTACGTTTCCCCccctttattaaaaattaacattaTATGAAGTGGGTGTGATTATCAACCGATTTCGCCCAGTTCAAATACAACCTACCTTGAACAGAGAGTATTATAATATGTTTACCAAGTTTAATTGAAGTATACAGTGGCTTACAGAGCCTTACAAGCCCTTTGTgtgagcaaattttaaattttttctgttttaagaAGACAAATTCACATTTTTTGATTCGTATTTTTGTCCTGCTACTTGGACACCCGTTGCAAGTGAATAATCTGATACCAGCCATGCCATACATCAATCAATAACTGGAATGTTGTTAAGACCTATTCAACGAAAATAATACTTCCGATATGCGGAGTAGGTGGCTGAGGGATAGGAACTCATAAGTAAGGCAGCACTAACTGTTTGACTCATGACGATATTAGACGGAAACAAGTTGGTACTAACACATTTGATATCGCATCCTCCCGATTTGCCTTTTGCTTCAAAGCGCGAAGTAATTGAGACTATCGCTGAAATAAAACCTTCATATGTCAAAAGGAGAGAACTCTGGACGCAGGAACCATTTATAGTCAATAGACACAAACGCACAATAGACACACAGTTAGAGACATaaaaagacgagcctatagcaggaagctggctacaaatatggtgggcCCAGACGAAGATGAATAGTACTCGTCCACTGCATGGTGGGACTACCGAAGTAATACAAAAAGTAGTTCCGGGTAGGGAGTTCTCCTAGAAGAGAAAAAGGAATTGTTGTAGTGGTTATACCACTCAACGTAGTAGACGACGGTCgatgtaagtgcgaaggcaatTTGAACGCTACCTAAAACAAAAACCCTACCTCAACAATCACTACTTGTCCAAAGCAAAATACTTTAGGGAGCActgaattttgattttattcatacatatttctaagtttatatgaaaactaacaaatattttagaGTTCTGCTAAATTATTTCTGTAGTATGAACCTTTAGACACTAATAGACTTACCTCCGACAAACCTCACCTTATttattgatagtcaagcagcggtCAAAGCAGCGGtgcgcatcaattcaagatgtgttaaagaatgcaggaggtcgctTTCGCTTATCCAACGACACAACCCCACACTTTTTTAGATCCTCGGTCACTCTGTAGTGAAGGGAAATCAGAGAGCGgctgagtgtgcaaggaaaggctgtGAGCTGGACCCTCAGCGAGTGGTAGCGGGCATAATCATTACTCTAAATGAACGGTACACAGCGATTGACTTCAGCGTAaacgcggaaaccaatagaaagaGATCTCTGACTACTAACGGCAGGGTCTCCAAAGTACTCTGGCCGAAACTGAATCGTAAAAGGACAAAACGTATGCTTGGATTCCATAGATCATTTAACAGCGACTCACAGGAATTATAACGGATCACTGCACTATTGACACCCTAGTGTAGCTCACAATGACTTCCGCAggagaagaagaaattgagtcggtacaacacctcctctgtgaatgttctACACTtgaaagaagccgtgccaaatatcttggcgattatttctttgaagaagaaatttgcaaaatgtctcattggttggactagttaccttcttaaaaagagcTCAGTGGCTTAAGCAAAGTTACAGGTATCAGAATGAGCCTCAGAGCCACCGGGTGCCTTGCCTTAGACATGCAACCTGTCTAACCTAACCTGACCTAAcctttagttttaataaattgtggaATAGTTTATAAATAACTCATAAAAAACTACCAAAATTTAAAGATTTACTTAACCGTCTTcactgtattaaattttgctcgAGGTACTGTGCTTACGGGCGGACAAATATGGATACGTTGACTACTCTCATCAATGTGAGCATTTTGATGCATGTGTCCGTATATACACTTTTGCCTGTACCTGTGTCGATTCCCTTATGCCGATACAACCgtaatgtgaacaaaattataatacccttgtgcACAAATGCTGGCGGGTATAAAAAACTCAAACATGCCACTAGCAAGgagcataaaaatgtttatatgcaGGTATGTGCTGTGTATGCAGGTATGTAACTACTCAAGCATGTGCGTGATGCAATCGCAACTACTTTAATGGGCGCTCAGTAGCTGCTTgaggaaaaatatttcaaatgtaaaaaagtaaacttttatgcagaaaaatgtatgtacacatatgctGACATGTATTTAAAAGTGAAGCCAGAGTAATTTGTATTTGTTACCACAGTATGACAACGGCTTATTGTGGCAGAAAAAACACTGGTTTTTGCAGTTTACTATGTCActataaaattgtatgattGGCGAAGCCGACATCGACGCGTGTAACGGTTAATAGCCGTCTGCTATGCCGAGTTTTCGGGTGGATTGTGGAAAAACGAAAACGAGAGTATTTCTATTTGAATGGGTTTTTTATTGCTGCAATTTAGTTTCCATATGACACACATTTTCCCAATGCAGCCAACGCTGCCAACGCTGCCAGAAGCCAAACACAACCAACGACCATCCCACCAACCCACCAACCCACCGACCTGGCATACCACTTTGCACTATTCGGTCAAACTTAATTTACAACAATGCTTTGCCACTAACGAAAATGCGATCAGCGCGGCATTTTTCATGGCGggtgtttttgttattaaaatttgtttcttgcttattttgaattgtttgtttttcttgctGATTTTCCTCTTCTGCGCTTATGTATGCAATGAAGTTTTATTTCTATTCAAATGTCGGTCTTTTCGGTGGAAATTTGCTGAATTACTTGGATAGTATAAAAGAGCAGCCATTGGTCAGCAACAATCAACAGTCAGAAAAGTAATTCACTGCTGCATAGACCTCAAATTTGCCATCAAAAGTCAACTAAGGAAAGGATTATCAAAATGCTGAAGTTGGTAAGTAGTGCAGCGTTTAGGGTTTTCTATGAAATTGTATGTGCTtatcacaaatacatacatatgtatgtatgtatgtaagtatccTTTTACGTgtttgtatatgcatacatacatacatacatacctacatacatacatgcatgcatctATGACACATATTTCTTACTTTTCTCTGCCTTTTTCCACACAGCTGATGTTGTTTGCCTTGCTCGCCATAGCCGCTGCACGTCCTGGTTACTTGCCGCACGCTCCACTGCTCTACTCAGCTCCAGCAACTGTCATCCACGAGCCTGTTTTAGCCAAAGTTGGCGCTGTGGTGAAGAGCTATCCAACGGCCGTATCCCATCAAAGTTCCTCGATTGTGCACAGCTCTGCCATTGCCGTAGAGCCAATTCTCGCACCGGTTGTTAAGACCACTTACACAGCGCCGGTTTTGCACGCAGCTCCGATCTACAAAACTCTCGCATTGCCGTCCTTGCTTACCTCGCACTCGGGCGGTTGGTGGTAGAGTGGTTGTCAGAGTTGGACTGAAATTGGTccttaatatattatatgtatacatatacacacacacaagcacacaaaGTGGCAGTGAGTAAGTGGCGCCACAGGTCTAGTACCTGCCAGTTGTCGATTGTTGGTTTTCATcttcataaattttgtatataagaATACTCGTACGCAAATGCAGTTGAGTGCagcttattttttgtaaataaatgtggtaaaaaaaattgatttgcaatttgttgctattgttattactgctcttattattattaattcgtCTGCAGAGATCTGACTGAGGCTACTTGATTAATTAAGTaccttaaataaattcaattgaagctacaaacttttaaattacagccTACAACTTCAGAATGAGCATAGCAAAGTCGAATACATCTTTATAACGGCACATTAATGCGTAGTCAGAATTATGCACGGCAACCCCGAAGAGGAGCACCTGCCTAAATTCGCGTTAAGAGTGGTGGAAATTAAACAATTCATGAATTTCTCTGCAatcaattttcccattaactATATCGTAGATAAAAATCACAGAAAATTAAGATCTCCTAACCGAAAGATTTTGCAAAGACAAAAACTTTCCCAAATATGTAGTCATGGACTCCGTTAGTAAAGTTAAATGGACTAGTTTTCCTTTTACATGCAGGGTGATGTGATTGGAGGTATTTTTTCCTAACAGTttgatacatatacatgcagtacatacttttttcagtattcattcaAGTATTCATCATGAAAAGACTTATGCCTCAACAACGTTCACAAATCGTATAATTCTGTTACGAACATCGACGCtctatgaaaagtgttcatcgcgcgctcaggccagcTTATGGTGGTCAGCAGTGAGACTACGTCAATtagcaaaattgtcgtatttgCGCTGAAGAGCAATCCaaagccattacatccattgaaaacaaccgtttggcgCAGCCTataggctggaggaatcatcatCCCATATTTCTTCAGGGACGAAGCTGGCgacaatgtaacagtgaatggtgaatgctatcgcgccataacaaacgactttttgatacgTGAAACAAAAGCCGGTAATTGGTTTCAACAAAACGGCACTCCTTATCATTaccatgaaacaatggatttacgcTTAGTCTTTTCGGTGAGcagtttatctctcgtctcggaccagttgAGTGACcatcaagatcgtgtgatatcacaccgtTGCACTTTTGTTTGTGAGAATATGTAAGTTCTCaatatatatctttatatatatatttcttatgttcgtgtgtttgtcactgaactcctcctaaacgactgaaccgattttgatgaaattttttgtgtgtgttcaatgGGATTCGAGAATGGTTTAGATTCACAATTTGGTCTCCTGGAAAAtgtctagggtctcgagatagagaccaaaacgtggagcctagaatgtgtatgtacaatatgggtatcaaatggaagctgttggtgaatgctttagttcagagtatttttcacgccgctccgtgactagggtctcgagatagagaccaaaacgtggagcctagaatgtgtatgtacaatatgggtatcaaatggaagctgttgatgaatgctttagttcagagtagttttcatgccgctccgtgactagggtctcgagatagagaccaaaacgtggagcctagaatgtgtttgtacaatatggatatcagatggaagctgttggtgaatgctttagttcagagtatttttcatgccgctccgtgactagggtgtcgagatagagaccaaaacgtggagcctagaatgtgtatgtacaatatgggtatcaaatggaagatgttgatgaatgctttagttcagagtatttttcatgccgctccgtgactagggtctcgagatagagaccaaaacgtggagcctagaatgtgtatgtacaatatgggtatcaaatggaagctgttggtgaatgctttagttctgagtatttttcatgccgctccgtgactgggatctc
This genomic window contains:
- the LOC129241373 gene encoding retinin-like; this translates as MLKLLMLFALLAIAAARPGYLPHAPLLYSAPATVIHEPVLAKVGAVVKSYPTAVSHQSSSIVHSSAIAVEPILAPVVKTTYTAPVLHAAPIYKTLALPSLLTSHSGGWW